A single window of Sphingobacteriales bacterium DNA harbors:
- a CDS encoding MBL fold metallo-hydrolase: MTRKIVYNFEDVDYYRFSVYRMSKNVQTVYTYLIDDVLIDTAQRHNRDNLYSILKDKNISKILLTHHHEDHSGNLGYLIKKLQIPAYGHQYAHDILKNGYTISPLSAMLSGKVDKANINVIHDNEIIETENHQLKAIYTPGHSPDHFCYYEPNKGWLFSGDLYVADKIKYFARFESLLTQIESLKKLIQLDFDVLFCSHNPKVEHGKERLTRKLEFFQDFAQTVTSYHKQGYTQKEIFSKMDLKENYLNKFITFGGFCAENMIYSVLRDLRNKQ; the protein is encoded by the coding sequence GTGACTAGAAAGATTGTATATAATTTTGAAGACGTAGACTATTATAGATTTAGCGTTTATAGAATGAGCAAAAATGTTCAAACTGTATATACTTATCTTATTGATGATGTGTTGATAGATACAGCACAAAGACATAATAGAGATAATTTATATTCAATTCTAAAGGACAAAAATATTTCAAAAATTTTGCTCACGCATCATCACGAAGACCATTCTGGGAATCTTGGTTATCTAATAAAAAAATTACAAATTCCAGCATATGGTCATCAATATGCACATGATATTTTAAAAAATGGATACACAATTTCGCCTTTGTCTGCCATGCTGAGTGGAAAAGTAGATAAAGCAAATATTAATGTAATTCATGATAATGAAATAATAGAAACAGAAAATCATCAATTAAAAGCAATTTATACACCAGGGCATTCGCCAGACCATTTTTGTTATTATGAACCAAATAAAGGTTGGTTATTTAGTGGAGATTTGTATGTAGCAGATAAAATAAAATATTTTGCAAGATTCGAAAGTTTATTAACACAAATTGAATCATTAAAGAAATTAATACAATTAGATTTTGATGTTTTGTTTTGTTCGCACAATCCAAAAGTAGAACATGGCAAAGAAAGATTAACACGGAAACTAGAGTTTTTCCAAGACTTTGCACAAACAGTTACAAGCTATCACAAACAAGGATACACACAAAAAGAAATTTTCAGTAAAATGGATTTGAAGGAAAATTATCTAAATAAATTCATCACATTTGGTGGTTTCTGTGCCGAAAATATGATATACAGTGTGTTACGTGACCTAAGAAACAAGCAATAA